In a single window of the Flavobacterium sp. W4I14 genome:
- a CDS encoding hypothetical protein (product_source=Hypo-rule applied; cath_funfam=1.20.5.270; cleavage_site_network=SignalP-noTM; superfamily=82171) — protein MIKKLHLYLLIAGACVSLNSAAQDAVSYQTPPKEIADLLLAKPTPGVSIDGKAEWILFSERNSYPSVEELALPEYRIAGLRLNPNNYSPSRQTYINNFSLKNIKSNQTFQVSGLPTPLYASNISWNPSENKIAFTHTTQKGVDLYIIDLATKKAVKTNKAFLNVVLGSGLTWLNDNTIIYRTVTKPASAAPTKPLMPKGPTIQQNLGKAAPSATFQDLIKSPFDEQLFEFFATSQLVKNTAGVETAIGKPAIYGSTSLSPDKNYMMIETIRKPFSYLVTANGFPSTVTITDLTGKTIKVIAELPSSEGTPSGYDNTQNVPRGFDWRDDEPATLVWSKPLDSGLIKQRCSLS, from the coding sequence ATGATAAAAAAACTACACCTCTATTTATTGATAGCGGGCGCGTGTGTTTCGCTTAATTCGGCCGCACAAGATGCAGTAAGCTACCAAACACCCCCAAAAGAAATTGCCGATTTATTACTTGCCAAACCAACACCTGGTGTAAGTATTGATGGCAAAGCAGAATGGATCTTGTTTAGCGAGCGCAACTCCTATCCTTCGGTCGAAGAACTGGCCTTGCCCGAATACAGAATTGCAGGCTTAAGGCTAAACCCAAATAATTACTCACCCAGCAGACAAACCTACATCAACAATTTTAGCTTAAAAAATATCAAATCCAACCAAACGTTTCAGGTTTCAGGATTGCCAACTCCATTGTACGCTAGCAACATTAGTTGGAACCCATCAGAAAATAAAATTGCCTTTACCCACACTACTCAAAAAGGAGTAGATCTTTATATTATTGATCTGGCTACAAAAAAAGCAGTCAAAACCAATAAGGCTTTTTTAAATGTGGTTTTAGGTAGTGGCCTTACCTGGTTAAATGATAACACCATTATCTACCGCACGGTAACTAAACCTGCAAGTGCTGCACCTACAAAACCGTTGATGCCCAAAGGGCCAACAATTCAGCAAAATTTAGGTAAAGCTGCACCAAGCGCCACTTTTCAGGATTTAATTAAATCACCTTTTGATGAACAATTGTTTGAGTTTTTCGCAACCTCGCAATTGGTAAAAAACACAGCCGGTGTAGAAACAGCCATTGGTAAACCAGCTATTTATGGTTCTACAAGTTTATCGCCTGATAAAAATTACATGATGATCGAAACCATACGCAAACCTTTTTCTTATTTGGTTACTGCAAACGGTTTTCCATCAACAGTAACCATTACCGATTTAACCGGTAAAACCATTAAAGTTATTGCCGAACTGCCTTCGTCAGAGGGTACTCCATCTGGTTACGACAATACGCAAAATGTACCGCGTGGTTTCGATTGGAGGGATGATGAACCTGCTACACTGGTTTGGAGCAAGCCATTGGATAGTGGTTTAATTAAACAAAGATGTTCCCTTTCATGA
- a CDS encoding hypothetical protein (product_source=Hypo-rule applied), whose amino-acid sequence MAAKSLLVKDGLLIGTDIQKDCSGQQDGTRPNVAVIALQIIKILTICVLSDVTI is encoded by the coding sequence ATGGCAGCGAAATCCCTTTTGGTTAAGGATGGGTTATTAATCGGCACGGATATCCAAAAGGATTGTAGCGGACAGCAGGATGGAACCCGACCTAATGTTGCTGTCATTGCGCTCCAGATCATAAAAATATTAACCATATGTGTGCTGTCAGATGTTACCATCTGA
- a CDS encoding putative dehydrogenase (product_source=COG0673; cath_funfam=3.40.50.720; cog=COG0673; pfam=PF01408,PF02894; superfamily=48726,51735; transmembrane_helix_parts=Inside_1_19,TMhelix_20_37,Outside_38_381), with amino-acid sequence MVTIKFRNERMMTTYLMRCFFRANTFILCFLLLSCTVKAQQKLNVAIAGLTHDHVYLIMNSYQKAEVNIIGIAESNPGLVKRFKNRYKIPDSLFYNNLTDLLKKKKPDVVLAYNAISEHLAVVEAAAPLGISVMVEKPLAITVKQAERMAELAVQYKVHVLTNYETTWYSSNQELYKEVKESNTIGALRKIIVHDGHQGPKEIGVSAEFLSWLTDPNQNGAGALVDFGCYGANLMTWLMDGKAPISVSAITHQIKKDVYPNVDDDATILLEYPSATGIIEASWNWPFSIKDMEVFGANGYMQAVNDKTLRLKNNGKDDYKIYQAKTSKPIYSNHLSYLSAVLKGEINPANDLSSLPNNLIVVKILAAAKKSAQTGKKVILK; translated from the coding sequence TTGGTAACCATCAAATTTAGAAATGAGCGTATGATGACTACTTATCTGATGAGGTGTTTTTTTAGGGCCAATACCTTTATTCTTTGCTTTTTACTTCTTTCTTGCACTGTTAAAGCACAGCAAAAATTAAATGTGGCAATAGCAGGACTAACTCACGATCACGTTTATCTCATCATGAACAGCTACCAAAAAGCTGAAGTGAACATTATTGGTATTGCCGAAAGTAATCCTGGGCTTGTTAAAAGGTTTAAAAACCGCTATAAAATTCCCGATAGCTTATTTTATAATAACCTTACTGATTTATTAAAGAAAAAGAAACCTGATGTTGTTTTGGCATACAATGCCATAAGCGAACATTTGGCTGTAGTAGAAGCTGCCGCTCCCCTCGGCATATCGGTAATGGTAGAAAAACCATTGGCGATAACAGTTAAGCAGGCAGAAAGAATGGCTGAACTAGCAGTACAGTATAAAGTACATGTACTCACCAATTACGAAACTACCTGGTATTCGAGTAATCAGGAGCTTTACAAGGAAGTAAAGGAATCCAATACCATTGGTGCCTTACGTAAAATAATCGTGCACGATGGCCATCAGGGACCAAAAGAAATTGGAGTGAGTGCTGAGTTTTTAAGCTGGTTAACCGATCCCAATCAGAACGGGGCAGGCGCATTGGTCGATTTTGGCTGTTATGGTGCTAATTTAATGACCTGGTTAATGGATGGAAAAGCCCCAATTTCGGTTAGTGCAATTACCCATCAGATTAAAAAAGATGTTTATCCGAATGTTGATGACGATGCAACAATTTTATTGGAGTACCCATCGGCTACTGGAATTATCGAAGCATCGTGGAATTGGCCCTTTAGTATAAAAGATATGGAAGTATTTGGTGCAAATGGATACATGCAGGCCGTTAATGATAAAACGTTAAGGCTAAAGAATAATGGGAAGGATGATTATAAAATTTATCAAGCTAAGACATCGAAGCCAATTTATTCAAACCATTTAAGTTATCTGTCTGCAGTTTTAAAAGGAGAAATTAATCCAGCAAATGACTTATCATCGCTGCCGAATAATTTAATTGTGGTCAAAATTTTAGCGGCCGCTAAAAAATCAGCTCAAACAGGCAAAAAGGTGATTTTAAAATAG
- a CDS encoding DNA-binding NarL/FixJ family response regulator (product_source=COG2197; cath_funfam=1.10.10.10,3.40.50.2300; cog=COG2197; pfam=PF00072,PF00196; smart=SM00421,SM00448; superfamily=52172), translating into MINIILADDHHIIRASLKALIEKHEGIKVVAEVSDGLAVLELLEKGIKADIILSDIVMPGLDGIGLASTIKERGYDIKVVVLSILDDEKYASNAFTSGAFAYLSKDIEEDELLFCLKHVMKGKRYLSSNLCISILERFNTQLNMLSQKMHTEINFSEREINVLKLIADGLTNQEIADKLYLSRRTVESQREALISKTGTKNSASLVRFAMRNGYVA; encoded by the coding sequence ATGATTAACATTATTCTTGCGGATGATCATCATATTATCCGAGCCTCACTTAAAGCACTTATAGAAAAACACGAAGGCATCAAGGTTGTTGCAGAAGTATCAGACGGTTTAGCGGTTTTGGAGCTTTTGGAAAAGGGAATAAAAGCTGATATCATTTTATCAGATATTGTAATGCCTGGGCTCGATGGAATAGGTTTAGCCAGTACCATTAAGGAGCGTGGATACGACATAAAAGTGGTTGTTTTGTCTATTTTAGATGATGAAAAGTACGCGTCAAATGCCTTTACATCAGGCGCTTTTGCTTACCTGTCAAAAGATATCGAAGAAGATGAATTGCTGTTTTGCCTAAAGCATGTAATGAAAGGAAAACGGTACCTTTCCTCTAATTTATGCATCTCCATTTTAGAGCGTTTTAATACCCAGTTAAATATGCTTTCGCAAAAAATGCATACTGAAATCAACTTTTCTGAACGCGAAATTAATGTATTAAAACTCATTGCGGATGGGTTAACCAACCAAGAAATAGCGGACAAATTGTACTTAAGCAGGCGGACAGTAGAGAGCCAGAGAGAAGCTTTAATCAGCAAAACCGGCACAAAAAACTCCGCTTCTTTAGTTCGTTTTGCTATGAGAAATGGTTATGTAGCCTAG
- a CDS encoding dipeptidyl aminopeptidase/acylaminoacyl peptidase (product_source=COG1506; cath_funfam=3.40.50.1820; cog=COG1506; pfam=PF00326; superfamily=53474), which produces MEGLRSKQTNKVSRYNPTTGEVQELYSRNQTDAYGNPGAPVTTKNKYGRQVIKTVDNGTKLLMNNIVGSSEKGDLPFLAKFDLATKKNEIIWRSAEGTFEYVSDVINPDKLVLLTRKESQKLVPNYFIKNLILRIADQPITNFTNPYPSLEGITKQKISYKRADGVDLTGDLYLPKGYNKDKDGPLPSLIWAYPREFNSAADAAQIRGSKDKFTTISWASPIFWVTRGYAVLDNAEMPIVAKDGKKPNDTFVDQLQLNAEAAINKLADLGVGDKKRMAVGGHSYGAFMTANLLAHTNLFAAGIARSGAYNRTLTPFGFQNEERTYWQAPQLYYEMSPFSYADKIKTPILLIHGDSDDNPGTFPINSERLFNAIKGAGGTTRFVFLPYEAHSYRGKENLLHMLWEQDQWLEKYVKNKK; this is translated from the coding sequence ATGGAAGGTTTACGTAGCAAACAAACCAATAAAGTGAGCCGTTATAACCCTACAACAGGCGAAGTACAAGAATTGTACAGCCGTAACCAAACAGATGCCTATGGCAACCCAGGTGCTCCGGTTACGACGAAAAACAAATATGGCCGACAGGTAATTAAAACGGTTGACAATGGCACCAAACTGTTAATGAACAATATAGTGGGTTCGTCAGAAAAAGGAGACTTACCTTTTTTAGCCAAATTCGACTTAGCCACTAAAAAGAATGAAATTATCTGGCGCAGCGCCGAAGGAACCTTCGAATATGTAAGCGATGTAATAAATCCTGATAAACTGGTTTTGCTTACACGTAAAGAGAGTCAGAAGTTAGTACCTAACTACTTTATTAAAAACCTGATACTTCGCATCGCCGATCAACCAATTACTAATTTCACTAATCCATATCCGTCTTTAGAGGGCATTACCAAACAGAAAATTTCTTACAAACGTGCCGATGGCGTAGATTTAACGGGCGACCTGTATTTACCTAAAGGTTACAACAAAGACAAAGATGGTCCATTACCTTCATTAATTTGGGCTTACCCACGCGAGTTTAACTCTGCAGCAGATGCCGCACAGATCCGTGGATCGAAAGATAAATTTACTACAATAAGCTGGGCCTCTCCTATTTTCTGGGTAACCCGTGGTTATGCGGTATTAGATAACGCAGAAATGCCAATTGTTGCTAAAGATGGTAAAAAACCTAACGATACTTTTGTAGATCAATTACAGTTAAATGCTGAAGCAGCTATAAATAAGCTAGCGGACTTAGGTGTTGGCGATAAAAAACGTATGGCCGTTGGAGGGCATAGTTATGGCGCATTTATGACCGCAAACTTATTGGCTCATACTAATCTTTTTGCCGCAGGTATTGCCCGTAGCGGAGCTTATAACCGTACACTTACGCCCTTTGGTTTCCAAAACGAAGAGCGTACCTATTGGCAGGCGCCTCAGTTGTATTACGAAATGAGCCCGTTTAGTTATGCCGATAAAATTAAAACCCCTATATTGTTAATCCACGGTGACTCTGACGATAACCCGGGCACTTTCCCTATTAATAGCGAACGTTTGTTCAATGCGATTAAAGGTGCTGGTGGTACAACCCGTTTTGTGTTTTTACCTTATGAAGCACACAGCTACCGCGGCAAAGAAAACTTACTTCACATGCTTTGGGAGCAAGACCAATGGTTAGAAAAATATGTAAAAAACAAAAAATAA
- a CDS encoding two-component system sensor histidine kinase VicK (product_source=KO:K07652; cath_funfam=1.10.287.130,3.30.565.10; cog=COG0642; ko=KO:K07652; pfam=PF02518,PF08447; smart=SM00387,SM00388; superfamily=47384,55785,55874): MVELNKELFCNLGDRSVDGYFIFDYTAKNFSYLNKSISRIWELGLDEIAANPQLLLARVHPEDVAHVMSCYKECLEEGTEKKYEFRLIFAGREKYVRVIVSAVADEEVKRLVGTVEDTTIMRHNKIHIEQINARKNITLEVLAHDLKEPLAMMKLTASSMKNGVAQTGDEQMINSLAFILDMCERNLLLVRSMINREFLKSSVIEIGKERADLVWELRDVVRFYKRSKLGKMKNIKFTSSAEQIYLHLDSMKFMQVINNLISNSIKFTADYGNITLHAEEYESTVLITVADNGVGIPDELQAGLFDHLPETLRPGLKGEESGGFGMGIIKAIVELHQGKIWFKSKIGIGTTFYIELPK, from the coding sequence ATGGTCGAATTAAATAAAGAGCTTTTTTGTAACCTGGGCGACCGCTCTGTTGACGGGTATTTCATTTTCGATTATACGGCAAAAAATTTTTCATACCTCAATAAATCGATAAGTAGAATTTGGGAACTCGGCCTTGATGAAATTGCGGCTAATCCTCAACTACTTTTAGCGCGGGTACACCCTGAAGATGTTGCACATGTAATGTCCTGTTACAAAGAATGCCTGGAAGAAGGTACGGAGAAAAAATATGAATTCCGGTTAATATTTGCCGGTAGAGAAAAATATGTGCGGGTAATTGTGTCTGCCGTTGCCGATGAGGAAGTAAAGCGTTTAGTAGGTACAGTAGAAGATACCACGATAATGCGCCACAATAAAATCCATATTGAACAAATAAACGCCCGAAAAAATATAACCTTGGAAGTATTGGCACACGATTTAAAGGAACCGTTGGCCATGATGAAATTAACTGCTTCGTCTATGAAAAATGGTGTTGCCCAAACAGGCGATGAGCAGATGATAAACTCACTAGCTTTTATTCTGGATATGTGTGAGCGTAACCTGCTTTTGGTACGGAGCATGATTAACCGGGAGTTTTTAAAATCATCGGTAATAGAAATTGGCAAGGAGCGGGCCGATTTGGTCTGGGAACTTAGGGATGTTGTTCGTTTTTACAAACGATCGAAACTAGGCAAAATGAAGAATATTAAATTCACAAGTTCTGCCGAACAGATTTACCTGCACCTGGATAGCATGAAATTTATGCAGGTGATCAATAATCTAATCTCAAATTCTATAAAATTTACTGCCGATTATGGGAATATTACCTTACATGCCGAGGAATATGAAAGTACTGTTTTAATTACTGTAGCCGATAATGGGGTTGGAATTCCAGATGAGTTGCAGGCCGGGCTTTTTGATCACTTGCCCGAAACTTTAAGGCCAGGTTTGAAAGGTGAAGAATCTGGAGGATTTGGTATGGGAATAATCAAAGCAATTGTTGAGTTGCACCAGGGGAAAATCTGGTTTAAAAGCAAAATTGGTATCGGAACCACCTTCTATATTGAGCTACCTAAGTAG
- a CDS encoding hypothetical protein (product_source=Hypo-rule applied; pfam=PF08818; superfamily=159888), with protein MAQNKTTENDLSVPDFLNTIPDENKRADCFNLSDILNLTTGFKAKMWGNAIVGFGSYHYKYESGREGDAPLVGFSPRKNAIVLYLSSQFKNREELLSKFGKYKTAKACIYFKKMSDIHIEVLKEMIVNAVAHTSSLYP; from the coding sequence ATGGCACAGAATAAAACTACAGAAAACGATTTAAGCGTTCCAGACTTTTTAAATACCATTCCCGACGAAAATAAAAGAGCAGATTGTTTTAACCTGTCGGATATTCTAAATTTAACCACAGGTTTTAAAGCTAAAATGTGGGGAAATGCCATTGTTGGTTTTGGAAGTTACCATTATAAATATGAAAGCGGCCGGGAAGGCGATGCACCATTAGTAGGATTTTCGCCAAGAAAAAACGCCATAGTTTTATATCTATCTTCTCAATTTAAAAATCGTGAAGAATTGCTTTCCAAATTCGGTAAATATAAAACAGCTAAAGCCTGTATCTACTTTAAAAAAATGAGCGATATCCATATCGAAGTTTTAAAAGAAATGATTGTCAACGCTGTAGCCCACACAAGTAGCTTGTATCCTTAA
- a CDS encoding curved DNA-binding protein (product_source=KO:K05516; cath_funfam=1.10.287.110,2.60.260.20; cog=COG0484; ko=KO:K05516; pfam=PF00226,PF01556; smart=SM00271; superfamily=46565,49493) codes for MDYIDYYKILDLKKDATTEDIKKAYRKLARKHHPDLNPNNEEANKKFQQINEANEVLSDPEKRKKYDKYGKDWQHADQLDAQQQQQRQYQSQGGGYGGNSYSGGFGGEDFSDFFSSMFGGGGGRSSRNSPFKGQDYNADLELNLIDAYTTHKQTLTVNGKQVRITIPAGVENGQKIKLPGYGAPGVNNGPPGDLYIKFNITDHPKFKRKGSDIYIQEEIDLYTAILGGEKIVETLNGKVKLKVPEGTQPDATLRLKGKGFPLYKKENQFGDLYIKWQVKLPTHLNVEQKELFEKLSKF; via the coding sequence ATGGACTACATAGACTATTATAAAATCCTCGATTTAAAAAAAGATGCAACAACGGAGGATATTAAAAAAGCTTATAGAAAATTAGCCCGAAAGCACCACCCCGACCTTAATCCCAACAATGAGGAAGCCAATAAAAAATTTCAGCAAATAAATGAGGCAAACGAAGTTTTAAGTGATCCGGAAAAGCGGAAGAAATATGACAAGTATGGTAAAGATTGGCAACATGCCGATCAGTTAGATGCCCAGCAACAGCAGCAAAGGCAATACCAGTCGCAAGGTGGAGGATATGGCGGTAATAGCTATTCAGGAGGATTTGGAGGCGAAGATTTTTCTGATTTCTTTTCGTCGATGTTTGGCGGCGGCGGGGGCAGAAGCAGTAGAAATTCCCCTTTTAAAGGCCAGGATTACAATGCCGATTTGGAATTAAATCTAATCGATGCTTATACAACACACAAACAAACCTTAACCGTAAACGGCAAACAAGTACGCATTACCATTCCGGCGGGTGTAGAAAATGGACAGAAAATTAAACTACCAGGTTATGGCGCACCAGGTGTTAACAATGGCCCTCCGGGAGATTTATACATTAAATTTAACATCACAGATCATCCTAAATTTAAACGAAAAGGAAGTGACATCTACATCCAGGAAGAAATAGACCTGTATACCGCCATTTTAGGCGGCGAAAAAATTGTAGAAACCTTAAACGGCAAAGTCAAACTTAAAGTGCCAGAGGGAACACAGCCCGATGCTACTTTACGTTTAAAAGGAAAAGGGTTTCCTCTTTATAAAAAAGAAAATCAGTTTGGCGATTTATATATCAAGTGGCAGGTAAAATTACCCACCCATCTAAATGTCGAACAAAAAGAACTATTCGAAAAACTTTCCAAATTCTAA
- a CDS encoding transcriptional regulator with XRE-family HTH domain (product_source=COG1396; cath_funfam=1.10.260.40; cog=COG1396; pfam=PF08279; smart=SM00530; superfamily=46689), with protein sequence MTTQQQQKQGEILERLVRRDRMGISELSRKLNVSRRTIYNWFGQDRIGHEVIWQVGKLLGQDLSSAFPEAFPKYTPESINQTADPGKQIGSDNNSVYFWMNKYIHLLEKYNDLLIPEEQQELEPINKEFPLRNKRSDTFLYQ encoded by the coding sequence ATGACAACACAACAACAACAAAAACAAGGAGAAATTCTTGAACGCTTAGTGCGCAGAGATCGCATGGGCATCAGTGAGCTTTCAAGGAAACTTAATGTAAGCCGCAGAACAATTTACAACTGGTTTGGTCAAGACAGAATTGGGCATGAAGTAATTTGGCAGGTAGGCAAGTTATTAGGTCAGGATCTTTCTTCGGCATTTCCAGAAGCTTTCCCCAAGTACACCCCGGAATCCATCAATCAAACAGCAGATCCCGGTAAACAAATCGGTTCGGATAATAATTCTGTGTATTTCTGGATGAATAAATATATTCATCTGCTAGAAAAATACAACGACCTGTTAATTCCAGAAGAGCAGCAAGAGTTGGAGCCAATTAATAAGGAATTCCCACTTAGAAATAAAAGATCTGATACATTTTTATATCAATAA